The Anopheles merus strain MAF chromosome 2L, AmerM5.1, whole genome shotgun sequence genome has a segment encoding these proteins:
- the LOC121594384 gene encoding uncharacterized protein LOC121594384 isoform X3 translates to MNLRYQETFCIIFLLCTSITLAEDFDFVPEQSDDVEPIAAEPTKVDSQPKFSKAGVRCLPTESTIQLSLILRAKSWKHVQTSLKQRTISKLAEYFLVPEESIIVRDATSNDLHKMVEKALQHGKKPSRTVGKSLGWIGFPVGCGEKMSSSAKETVRNVNTQLAELRDLTGMDFGWWIIWKEQTGGAVASDKRIKREMDPDDDYYDYDDDEAAEDDDEGETTEVPHAHRHHHGSSEQYSTKGEHHSSPTHPTNKHTTNNPDHTVETHHHQQHHHQQQHRHHASAEKQAEPWPRGGAATGEHRKSPVMVSVTAPSITAATTQPSQPKRKHNHGLYDQVKERSAKKQAAALLAHTHQSDRAFQPATESSHMADHPFTPPDLRESVSQLESTISKTIANNEQLKKDEETLLARKAKHKRIDIERIVETELLLPEIERLQDEVFRDDYVIEDVVRGPKFYDFSTQPQLDRFVPLEPEPEKRQPATSPTTTLPASVNRSPTTVKPQYVTVEKTTTPPMPTTSKQVPATTPNSKPRTSPTQAVSTLTVPRRHTDESLFTTKLPHPAITPVVSSIDADEDAPSRSDTTTTIGTINPTAQSRLVPPTKLDPSTTTTTTTLSSTPARSAAKTTTMTTITATATSARAKTIPTELIELQTSPATMPVTTTTTTTASTTSTTVSEEPTNPTATTTTTTTPASSASATNTRSTNLFASVPLVKSDDEPAASSSNTIKTIVPEATTEKSSTISSYSSAVEYSTPSSTTTATTTFTALPAITSTPASSWHLGMNEDEEASYESKEFFDEIDSKPSTFANSETASITSTTTTTHGSEDQGPSDYTTTTISYMSLTTTPTTQEELSRDATNLDRSPFGRKINDEDISADQEEEDQEEGEDIDEEEEEDYFSQGPTSTQRSVSTFTTPKQDNEEEDKELEYENYDDEYDDEEEGAIELTTQPDPRVLSSTTTTERPMPSSTESSTTPTTVTMPTTTPSTTTTTTTEAPTTTTTTTTSTTTTTTTTTTTEASTTTSTMLTTELDEPTNLPPIIRNRIPKQAIPAGKVFRYQVPLETFHDNEDGNNLSLELLDARDQPLKPSSWIQFNEDTKEIYGLPLEKDVSRWPYKLRATDSGNLTVTEKVDIQVQQHKSHRSLNHEISLALRLNRKFASNVDWHIETARGISVVLGDVTLSNIIVRDIRNSIQDPSLATFVYTNETLPKDRCPEEKLDELVALLTEEALNDALNPDITVKSVQGQQIAQCTKVTPPKVKPTQSIQRNYAPQTRNQVDQVNATVGHLLVFKVPVDTFYDPEDGNELKMKLLTTDRNTLDPNHWLQFDSKNQEFYGVPRTNDIGRKEYLLMAEDREGLTATDALVVVVNPHHKRDYSVLFELTLDISHEQFNTAQVQRRFIERLAQVFGDASTHYIKIHHIRPIHHTGQVQVSFFNTTLSRQHQRCPQEEIETLRNILLHQDSTIRAKVREILGQEFSLQNVSLVPLDNCHGFDTPHHATSEPEKAAPKPISKDDYLLTFVLPSVIIIVMLLIAAIIACILYKRRLTGKMELGTDEERKSFRSKGIPVIFQDELDEKPEIGNKSPVILKDEKPPLLPPSYSSTNHDGDNEDVDEYVPPQPVIVGGRESRGKSPVTPSYRRPPPYVSP, encoded by the exons GAATCGATCATTGTTCGAGATGCAACGAGTAACGACCTGCACAAGATGGTGGAAAAAGCCCTCCAGCACGGCAAGAAACCTTCGCGGACGGTTGGAAAATCGCTGGGTTGGATTGGATTTCCG GTTGGATGCGGCGAGAAGATGTCATCGAGTGCCAAGGAAACGGTGCGCAACGTGAACACGCAGCTGGCCGAGCTACGTGACCTTACCGGTATGGATTTTGGCTGGTGGATCATCTGGAAGGAGCAGACCGGTGGTGCGGTTGCAAGTGATAAGAGAATCAAGCGTGAGATGGATCCAGACGATGACTACTACGACTACGACGACGATGAAGCTGCAGAAGATGACGATGAAGG CGAAACGACGGAAGTTCCTCATGCCCACCGACACCATCACGGTTCCAGTGAG CAGTATAGCACCAAGGGTGAGCACCACAGCTCGCCAACACACCCCACTAACAAGCATACTACTAACAATCCCGACCATACGGTGGAAACGcaccatcatcaacaacatcaccatcaacaacagcaTCGCCATCATGCGAGTGCCGAGAAGCAGGCGGAACCATGGCCGCGTGGTGGTGCAGCGACCGGGGAGCACCGGAAGTCCCCGGTAATGGTATCGGTAACAGCGCCATCCATCACTGCCGCCACCACGCAACCATCGCAACCCAAGCGCAAGCACAACCACGGCCTGTACGATCAGGTGAAGGAACGGTCGGCAAAAAAGCAAGCCGCCGCACTGCTCGCCCACACGCACCAGTCGGATCGGGCCTTCCAGCCGGCGACCGAATCGTCGCACATGGCCGACCACCCCTTCACGCCGCCCGATTTGCGCGAGAGCGTGTCCCAGCTCGAGTCGACCATTAGCAAAACGATCGCCAACAACGAGCAGCTCAAAAAGGACGAAGAAACGCTGCTCGCCCGCAAGGCGAAGCACAAGCGCATCGATATCGAGCGTATCGTCGAgacggagctgctgctgccagaaATCGAGCGGCTGCAGGATGAGGTGTTCCGGGACGATTACGTGATCGAAGATGTCGTGCGGGGGCCCAAGTTTTACGATTTCAGCACCCAGCCCCAGCTGGACAGGTTCGTACCGCTGGAGCCAGAGCCGGAGAAGCGACAACCGGCGACCAGCCCCACAACCACACTGCCGGCGAGTGTGAACAGATCGCCGACCACCGTAAAGCCACAGTACGTGACAGTTGAGAAGACCACCACACCCCCGATGCCCACTACCTCAAAGCAAGTTCCGGCTACCACGCCGAACAGTAAGCCCAGGACGAGCCCAACCCAAGCCGTCTCCACCTTAACCGTGCCGAGGCGACACACGGACGAATCATTGTTCACCACAAAGCTTCCACATCCGGCTATCACACCGGTGGTCAGCTCGATTGACGCCGACGAGGATGCACCGTCCCGATCGGACACTACAACAACGATCGGCACAATCAACCCAACCGCCCAATCCCGCCTCGTTCCACCGACCAAACTTGACCCGtcgacaacgacaacgacgacaacgTTGTCTTCCACTCCAGCAAGAAGTGCAGCAAAGACGACAACAATGACAACGATCACGGCAACCGCAACGTCCGCAAGAGCTAAAACGATTCCTACGGAGTTGATAGAGCTGCAAACTTCTCCGGCAACTATGCCagtgaccaccaccaccaccaccacggcctCTACCACCAGTACCACCGTTTCCGAGGAGCCAACAAATCCCacagcaaccaccaccaccaccaccacgccgGCATCTTCCGCTTCCGCTACTAACACTCGCTCTACTAACCTTTTCGCTTCCGTTCCATTGGTGAAG AGCGATGATGAACCTGCGGCATCAAGTTCCAACACCATCAAAACGATCGTACCAGAAGCGACCACCGAGAAGAGCTCAACGATATCTTCCTACTCTTCTGCCGTCGAGTATTCGACGCCCTCGTCCACAACGACCGCGACGACGACGTTCACAGCACTTCCAGCAATAACTTCCACACCGGCCAGTTCGTGGCATCTGGGCATGAATGAGGACGAGGAAGCGAGTTACGAGTCGAAGGAATTTTTCGATGAAATCGATTCGAAACCTTCAACATTTGCTAATTCTGAAACGGCATCCATCACctccaccactaccaccacgcACGGTAGTGAGGATCAAGGCCCGAGTGACTACACTACCACCACGATCAGTTACATGTCACTTACTACTACTCCGACGACGCAGGAAGAGTTGAGTCGTGACGCGACGAACCTAGATCGCTCCCCGTTCGGAAGAAAGATAAATGACGAAGACATCAGCGCCGACCAGGAGGAGGAAGACCAAGAAGAAGGCGAAGACATcgacgaagaggaggaagaggactACTTCTCGCAAGGG CCTACATCAACGCAACGTTCTGTGTCGACCTTCACCACCCCGAAACAGGACAACGAGGAGGAGGACAAGGAACTGGAGTACGAAAACTATGACGATGAGTACGATGACGAGGAGGAGGGAGCGATCGAACTGACCACGCAGCCCGATCCGCGTGTACTGTCATCGACCACAACCACCGAGCGACCAATGCCATCGTCGACTGAG TCTAGCACTACCCCAACAACGGTAACGATGCCCACCACAACGCCTTCCAcgaccaccacaaccaccacggAAGcaccgacgacgacaacgactaCCACAACCTcgaccactaccaccaccaccaccacgaccacaACCGAGGCATCAACTACGACCTCAACGATGCTTACCACGGAGCTGGACGAACCGACCAACCTTCCACCGATCATTCGGAACCGCATTCCAAAGCAAGCCATCCCGGCCGGTAAAGTGTTCCGCTACCAAGTCCCGCTGGAAACATTCCACGACAACGAGGACGGTAACAATCTAAGCCTGGAGCTGCTGGATGCCCGTGATCAACCGCTCAAACCGAGCTCGTGGATCCAGTTCAACGAAGACACGAAAGAGATCTATGGCCT ACCGCTCGAAAAGGACGTATCCCGCTGGCCTTACAAGCTGCGCGCTACCGACTCCGGCAACCTTACCGTCACGGAAAAAGTGGACATACAGGTGCAGCAGCACAAATCGCACCGCAGCCTCAACCACGAGATCAGCCTGGCGCTGCGCCTGAACCGCAAGTTTGCCAGCAACGTCGACTGGCACATCGAGACGGCACGCGGCATCTCGGTCGTGCTCGGTGACGTGACGCTGTCGAACATTATCGTGCGCGACATCCGCAACAGCATACAGGATCCCAGCCTGGCCACGTTTGTGTACACGAACGAGACGCTGCCGAAGGATCGCTGCCCGGAGGAGAAGCTGGACGAGCTGGTGGCGCTGCTCACCGAAGAAGCGCTCAACGATGCGCTCAATCCGGACATTACGGTAAAGTCGGTGCAGGGCCAACAGATTGCACAGTGCACCAAGGTCACCCCGCCAAAGGTGAAACCGACGCAGAGCATTCAGCGCAACTATGCGCCGCAAACGCGCAACCAGGTCGATCAGGTGAACGCAACCGTGGGCCATCTGCTCGTCTTCAAGGTGCCGGTG GACACATTCTACGATCCGGAAGATGGTAACGAGCTGAAGATGAAGCTGCTGACAACCGATCGCAACACGCTCGATCCCAACCACTGGCTTCAGTTTGACTCGAAGAACCAGGAGTTTTACGGTGTGCCGCGAACGAATGACATCGGACGCAAGGAATATCTTTTG ATGGCGGAAGATCGCGAAGGTCTCACAGCAACGGACGCACTGGTGGTGGTAGTCAACCCGCACCACAAGCGCGACTACAGCGTCCTGTTCGAGCTGACGCTCGACATTAGCCACGAGCAGTTTAACACGGCCCAGGTGCAGCGGCGCTTTATCGAACGGCTCGCGCAGGTGTTTGGCGACGCCTCGACGCACTACATCAAGATCCACCACATTCGGCCGATCCACCATACCGGGCAGGTGCAGGTGTCCTTCTTCAACACGACGCTGAGCCGCCAGCACCAGCGCTGCCCGCAGGAGGAGATCGAGACGCTGCGTAACATTCTGCTCCACCAGGACAGCACGATCCGGGCGAAGGTGCGCGAAATATTGGGCCAAGAGTTTAGCCTGCAGAACGTGAGCCTGGTGCCGCTGGACAACTGCCACGGGTTCGATACACCGCATCACGCCACGAGCGAGCCGGAGAAGGCCGCCCCGAAACCGATCTCGAAGGACGACTACCTGCTCACGTTCGTGCTGCCGTCGGTGATCATCATAGTGATGCTGCTGATCGCCGCCATCATTGCGTGCATTCTGTACAAGCGCCGGCTGACCGGCAAGATGGAGCTCG GTACTGACGAAGAGCGCAAGTCGTTCCGGTCGAAGGGCATCCCGGTGATCTTCCAGGACGAGCTGGACGAGAAGCCGGAGATCGGCAACAAGTCGCCGGTGATACTGAAGGACGAGAAGCCCCCGCTATTGCCACCGTCCTACAGCAGTACCAACCACGATG GCGATAACGAGGACGTCGACGAGTACGTGCCACCGCAGCCGGTGATCGTAGGTGGGCGCGAATCGCGCGGCAAATCGCCCGTCACACCATCCTACCGGCGGCCGCCACCGTACGTGTCACCATAG